The genomic DNA GCTGTGACGTGGCAGCAGAAGATTCGGGCTGAGCGGGACTGCGCGATCTTGCTGGTGGGTCATCTGGGGGCGTTTCGTGAGTCTGAGCTGGTGCAGTTGCGGTTGGGGGACTTTGAGCAGGTCGATGGTGGTCTGCATGTGTACGTGGCAGGGTCGAAGACTGATCAGCTGGGCACGGGCAGGTCGAAGGGGTTGACTCGGGTTGCTGCTGCGCAGGGGTGTGCGTTGTGTGCGTGGTGGCGGTGGTGGTCGTTAGTGCGCGCGCATGATGCTGGTGGGCGTCCAGCGGTGCTGAATGCTGTGGAGGCGCTCCCTGCGGCGGACGAGCATGTGTGCCGGCAGCAAGTGCTCGTTGGTGAGCCTGGGATGCCGTTCTTGCGGGTGCTGGGTCAGGCTGGCTGGGTGACTGAGCGCGGGTTGTCCCCGCATGCGGTGTACCACGTGGTTCGTCGGCGGGCGAAGCTGGCGGGCTACACCGATCAGGAAATAAGTCGGTTGGGTGGGCACTCGCTGCGGTCTGGGTTCATCACGGATGCGTTCGATGCTGGTGCGTCGGATGGTGAGGTGATGAAGCAGACCTGGCATCGGTCGATTACGCAGGTCCGTGACTATCAGCGAGGCACTCCCCTGGCTGGCAATGCGGTTAACCGGATTGAGCTGCCATGAAGCCGGCCACGCAGGATGCGTATGAGAGGGACTGGCTGCTGTTCGTGGACTGGTGCCGTGCTCGGGACTTGGACTATCTGCCGGCCCCCGCTGAGACGGTAGAGGTGTTCTTGTCCCTTCTTGGATCGGTCTCGAGCCGTCGGCGGGGAGCTGCTGCGATCCGGTTCCATCATCGAGCAGCTGGTCTTGCTGAACCTGCACTTGTTCGGGGCCGACCGGGGCGGCCACTGTCGACAGCCCCGAGCGATCTGATCGACGCTGCATTGGCCGGTTTGCCTCGATGGGGGTGGACGGCCGGGCTGTTCGGTCGACGTGACGCCGTTCTGTTGGTCTTGCGGTTTGCGATGGCCCTGTCGCCGGAAGGGATCGCTCAGCTGGATGCTGGCGAGGTGATCGCTGACGGCCAGGGTGGTCTGAGGGTGCACGGCCGTGAGGTGGGCGGTGACGCGGACCCGGCCCTGTGTCCTGGGTGCATCTGGGCCAGGTGGGTCCCTGTCATGCAGCGCGTGCACCGTTTCACCCCAACCGCAGAGCTGGCGAAGGCGTTCACGCGGCCTGAAGAGCCGCCTGCCGTAGATCGGCATGACTGCGAACGCAG from Variovorax sp. PBS-H4 includes the following:
- a CDS encoding tyrosine-type recombinase/integrase; the encoded protein is MSEPATEPRFVSVTEVGVLSQVEGVDAVGIGELRELVEASLASATQRAYAADWERFAVWCDGQGVDAVWASDEDLGRYVALAASEVREDGSWAVAVATLRRWVSGINQVHRAVGRELAPGRSEVVRRALAGVARTRREAPRRRKPLRLMALKKLVVTARGTAVTWQQKIRAERDCAILLVGHLGAFRESELVQLRLGDFEQVDGGLHVYVAGSKTDQLGTGRSKGLTRVAAAQGCALCAWWRWWSLVRAHDAGGRPAVLNAVEALPAADEHVCRQQVLVGEPGMPFLRVLGQAGWVTERGLSPHAVYHVVRRRAKLAGYTDQEISRLGGHSLRSGFITDAFDAGASDGEVMKQTWHRSITQVRDYQRGTPLAGNAVNRIELP